Proteins encoded together in one Pseudoalteromonas xiamenensis window:
- the cobO gene encoding cob(I)yrinic acid a,c-diamide adenosyltransferase has product MSDKHQERQQKVKEQVDAKVAAAQIEKGILQVITGNGKGKSTSGFGTVARCVGHGMNAAVVQFIKGMWECGERNLLEKAGVPFAVMKTGFTWETQNRKTDTLAAQETWAVAKEWLKDESIDLVLLDELTYMVSYDYLDLDEVIEALEHRPVMQSVIITGRGAHRRLKDLADTVSEVQNIKHAFESGVKARKGFDF; this is encoded by the coding sequence ATGAGTGATAAGCATCAAGAGCGTCAACAAAAAGTCAAAGAGCAAGTCGATGCCAAAGTTGCTGCAGCACAAATCGAGAAAGGCATTTTACAAGTCATCACGGGTAATGGGAAAGGCAAATCAACGTCTGGGTTTGGTACAGTTGCGCGTTGTGTTGGGCATGGAATGAATGCGGCGGTCGTGCAATTTATCAAAGGTATGTGGGAATGTGGTGAGCGGAATTTACTCGAAAAGGCAGGGGTGCCATTCGCGGTGATGAAAACGGGATTCACGTGGGAAACGCAAAACCGTAAAACCGACACGTTGGCGGCACAAGAAACCTGGGCTGTGGCTAAAGAATGGCTCAAAGATGAGTCTATCGACCTCGTGTTGTTAGACGAGCTTACCTACATGGTGTCGTACGATTATCTTGATTTAGATGAAGTGATAGAAGCACTTGAACATCGTCCTGTAATGCAATCCGTGATTATTACCGGGCGTGGTGCGCATCGTCGTTTAAAAGACTTAGCAGATACTGTAAGTGAAGTGCAAAACATCAAACATGCCTTTGAATCAGGTGTAAAAGCGCGTAAAGGTTTTGATTTTTAA
- a CDS encoding cobalamin-binding protein, producing the protein MKNRCIVTLGLVWCINAFTTANALEKEVAMKPAARIVALAPHIVENLFVIGAGDRIVGTVDYADYPEAALGIPRIGGYHGIQLEKLLALEPDLVIAWQTGNKKDDLAKIESLGIPVMYSNATSLEAVSEEIRRFGQLTGLIENANLVAMKFDEKLKILKAHYRSSSSLRAFYQLWPDPMMSVNRKTWIHELMTLCHVENVFAQASNEYPQISLENVLHAKPDVIIVPHEKTKKQVDFIDWSVWPEIPAGKFDQVVDVDADLLHRYTTRVLDGVEEMCDKLNASREFYQQRK; encoded by the coding sequence ATGAAAAATCGATGTATAGTTACGCTGGGGTTGGTTTGGTGCATAAATGCGTTTACCACCGCGAATGCCTTGGAAAAAGAAGTCGCCATGAAACCCGCGGCTCGAATAGTGGCGTTAGCCCCGCACATTGTTGAAAACTTATTTGTTATCGGCGCAGGCGATCGCATCGTTGGAACCGTGGACTATGCCGATTACCCAGAGGCTGCGCTTGGCATTCCCAGAATTGGAGGGTATCACGGTATTCAGCTTGAAAAACTGTTGGCGTTGGAACCGGATCTGGTGATTGCGTGGCAAACGGGCAATAAAAAAGACGATTTGGCAAAAATTGAATCTTTGGGCATTCCAGTGATGTATAGCAATGCAACGAGTCTCGAGGCAGTATCAGAAGAAATACGCCGCTTTGGTCAACTTACCGGACTCATTGAAAACGCCAACCTTGTTGCCATGAAATTTGACGAAAAACTAAAGATACTCAAAGCACATTACCGCAGTAGTTCATCCCTGCGTGCGTTTTATCAATTGTGGCCAGATCCAATGATGAGCGTTAATCGCAAAACTTGGATCCATGAGCTTATGACTTTGTGCCATGTCGAAAACGTCTTCGCGCAGGCGAGCAACGAGTACCCCCAGATAAGTCTTGAAAACGTGTTACATGCAAAACCGGATGTCATTATTGTACCGCATGAAAAAACCAAAAAGCAGGTCGACTTCATTGATTGGTCTGTCTGGCCGGAAATACCCGCAGGTAAATTTGATCAAGTGGTCGATGTCGACGCGGATTTATTGCATCGCTATACCACTCGAGTACTTGATGGTGTTGAAGAGATGTGTGATAAACTGAACGCTTCTCGCGAGTTTTACCAACAAAGGAAATAA
- the ung gene encoding uracil-DNA glycosylase, with translation MTTWSDVLGHEKQQPYFLETLDYVTKRRAEGVVVYPPQENVFEAFKVTPFEDVKVVILGQDPYHGPDQAHGLCFSVLPGIKPPPSLVNMYKELAASIAGFQVPSHGYLLPWAEQGVLLLNTVLTVEQGQAHSHKHLGWERFTDVVIEKLNAHRDGLIFLLWGSHAQKKGKAIDRNRHHVLQAPHPSPLSAHRGFLGCQHFVQTNELLASMGKAPIQWQV, from the coding sequence ATGACCACTTGGAGCGATGTACTTGGGCATGAAAAGCAGCAGCCTTACTTTCTAGAAACGTTAGACTATGTGACAAAGCGTCGTGCTGAAGGCGTGGTTGTTTACCCGCCACAAGAGAACGTATTTGAAGCATTCAAGGTTACACCCTTTGAAGATGTAAAAGTAGTGATCTTGGGTCAAGACCCTTATCACGGTCCAGATCAGGCCCATGGTTTATGTTTTTCCGTTTTGCCTGGTATCAAACCACCACCATCATTGGTAAACATGTACAAGGAACTCGCTGCAAGCATTGCTGGGTTCCAAGTGCCATCTCATGGCTATTTGTTGCCGTGGGCAGAGCAAGGCGTGCTGCTTCTCAATACCGTTTTAACGGTTGAACAAGGGCAAGCACATTCACATAAGCATTTAGGCTGGGAGCGATTTACCGATGTAGTCATTGAAAAGCTCAATGCGCATCGTGATGGTCTTATTTTCTTGCTGTGGGGTTCTCATGCACAGAAAAAAGGAAAAGCGATTGATAGAAATCGTCATCATGTGTTGCAAGCGCCTCATCCTTCGCCATTGTCTGCTCATCGTGGCTTTTTAGGTTGCCAGCATTTCGTTCAAACCAATGAATTACTCGCAAGCATGGGGAAAGCGCCAATTCAGTGGCAAGTGTAG